One window from the genome of Megalobrama amblycephala isolate DHTTF-2021 linkage group LG4, ASM1881202v1, whole genome shotgun sequence encodes:
- the tal2 gene encoding T-cell acute lymphocytic leukemia protein 2, with protein sequence MTRKVFTNTRERWRQHNVNTAFAELRKLIPTHPPEKKLSKNEILRLAMRYINFLVTLLESQGGEPSTHSQAALLTLLTGNMQNLRTDRTWTSDTDPPSPGSSCDSSEAW encoded by the coding sequence ATGACCAGGAAGGTGTTCACCAACACACGTGAGCGCTGGCGCCAACATAATGTCAACACAGCCTTCGCAGAGCTGCGGAAACTCATTCCCACGCACCCGCCTGAGAAAAAGCTCAGCAAGAACGAGATCCTGCGGCTGGCCATGCGCTACATCAACTTCCTGGTGACTCTGCTGGAGAGCCAGGGCGGAGAGCCGTCGACTCACTCGCAAGCCGCACTCCTCACGCTGCTCACGGGGAACATGCAGAACCTGCGCACCGACCGCACCTGGACCAGCGACACCGACCCACCCTCTCCCGGGTCCAGCTGCGACAGTTCAGAAGCATGGTAG
- the LOC125267281 gene encoding UDP-glucuronosyltransferase 2C1-like isoform X1, protein MRFIVGFLFLLTVFGPTKCGNILVWFTEGSHWINLKIVLETLTDRGHDVTVLVPNASLFMHADESDRFTYQPFSVSMSAQDMQDSFEDFLHFSMYEMDQLNLLQIHIRFYQLASRDQDLCLAYCDGALKSPELMDKLQRGKFDVMLADPIFPCSEALAEKLGIPLVYTLRFSIAHTVERMCGQIPAPPSYVPGAMSKLTDKMSFTERIINMLFYLSQDALAISLWKKIDNYYTEYFGRPTSYCEMMGKADIWLIRTYWDFEFPRPFLPNFKFIGGLHCTPAKPLPKDLEEFVQSSGNDGIVVFTLGSMVNNITKERSNTIASALAQIPQKVLWRYAGDKPDTLGENTRIYEWIPQNDLLGHPKTRAFITHGGTNGIYEAIYHGVPMVGIPLFGDQPDNLAHMKAKGAAVVMDFNSMQIQDLVDGLNAVINNPSYKENAMHLSRIHHDRPMKPLDESVFWIEFVMRNKGAKHLRVEAHNLTWYQYHCLDVFAFLFTILTVVLYVFFKMFKFFIMRCCFRSKRKSKRKNE, encoded by the exons ATGAGATTCATAGTCGGTTTTCTTTTCTTACTCACTGTGTTCGGCCCTACAAAGTGTGGGAATATTTTAGTTTGGTTTACTGAAGGCAGTCACTGGATCAATCTGAAGATCGTGTTGGAAACATTGACTGACAGGGGACACGATGTCACAGTGCTGGTGCCAAATGCCTCTCTCTTCATGCATGCCGATGAATCAGACCGCTTCACCTACCAGCCCTTCAGTGTGTCTATGTCTGCGCAGGACATGCAAGACTCCTTTGAggattttttacatttctcaATGTATGAGATGGATCAGTTAAACTTGCTGCAAATTCATATCAGATTCTACCAGCTTGCCTCCAGAGATCAAGATTTGTGTCTTGCATACTGTGATGGTGCTCTGAAATCTCCAGAGTTGATGGACAAATTGCAGCGCGGGAAATTTGACGTCATGCTGGCCGATCCAATCTTTCCATGCAGTGAGGCATTAGCTGAAAAGCTGGGCATTCCCTTAGTGTACACATTACGATTCTCCATTGCTCACACTGTAGAGCGGATGTGTGGTCAGATACCAGCTCCGCCATCATATGTTCCTGGAGCCATGAGTAAACTCACTGACAAGATGAGCTTCACAGAGCGAATCATCAATATGCTCTTCTACCTTTCTCAAGATGCTTTGGCCATTAGTCTGTGGAAAAAAATTGACAACTACTACACTGAATATTTTG GACGGCCCACTTCCTATTGTGAGATGATGGGTAAAGCTGATATCTGGTTAATCAGAACCTACTGGGATTTTGAGTTTCCACGGCCATTCCTGCCCAACTTCAAATTCATTGGAGGGCTTCACTGCACCCCTGCCAAGCCATTACCCAAG GATCTAGAGGAGTTTGTGCAGAGCTCAGGGAATGATGGGATTGTGGTCTTCACTCTGGGGTCCATGGTAAACAACATAACCAAAGAGAGGAGCAATACGATCGCCTCTGCACTGGCACAGATCCCACAGAAG GTCTTGTGGCGATACGCCGGAGACAAGCCAGATACTCTGGGTGAAAACACCAGAATATACGAATGGATCCCTCAGAATGATTTATTGG GCCACCCCAAAACCAGAGCATTTATCACTCATGGGGGCACCAATGGCATATATGAGGCCATATATCATGGTGTGCCGATGGTCGGGATCCCCTTGTTTGGTGACCAGCCAGATAATTTGGCTCATATGAAGGCCAAGGGTGCTGCTGTTGTCATGGACTTCAACAGTATGCAGATTCAAGACCTGGTGGATGGACTCAATGCCGTCATTAACAACCCCTC GTATAAAGAGAACGCTATGCATTTGTCCAGGATTCATCATGACAGACCAATGAAGCCTTTGGATGAGTCTGTGTTCTGGATTGAGTTTGTCATGCGCAATAAAGGTGCTAAACACCTGCGTGTAGAAGCGCACAACCTTACCTGGTACCAGTACCACTGTCTGGATGTGTTCGCTTTTCTGTTCACCATCCTGACTGTAGTCCTCTatgtcttctttaaaatgttcaaattcTTCATAATGCGTTGCTGTTTTAGATCAAAGCggaaaagcaaaagaaaaaacgAGTGA
- the LOC125267281 gene encoding UDP-glucuronosyltransferase 2C1-like isoform X2 yields the protein MRNRSSGRPTSYCEMMGKADIWLIRTYWDFEFPRPFLPNFKFIGGLHCTPAKPLPKDLEEFVQSSGNDGIVVFTLGSMVNNITKERSNTIASALAQIPQKVLWRYAGDKPDTLGENTRIYEWIPQNDLLGHPKTRAFITHGGTNGIYEAIYHGVPMVGIPLFGDQPDNLAHMKAKGAAVVMDFNSMQIQDLVDGLNAVINNPSYKENAMHLSRIHHDRPMKPLDESVFWIEFVMRNKGAKHLRVEAHNLTWYQYHCLDVFAFLFTILTVVLYVFFKMFKFFIMRCCFRSKRKSKRKNE from the exons GACGGCCCACTTCCTATTGTGAGATGATGGGTAAAGCTGATATCTGGTTAATCAGAACCTACTGGGATTTTGAGTTTCCACGGCCATTCCTGCCCAACTTCAAATTCATTGGAGGGCTTCACTGCACCCCTGCCAAGCCATTACCCAAG GATCTAGAGGAGTTTGTGCAGAGCTCAGGGAATGATGGGATTGTGGTCTTCACTCTGGGGTCCATGGTAAACAACATAACCAAAGAGAGGAGCAATACGATCGCCTCTGCACTGGCACAGATCCCACAGAAG GTCTTGTGGCGATACGCCGGAGACAAGCCAGATACTCTGGGTGAAAACACCAGAATATACGAATGGATCCCTCAGAATGATTTATTGG GCCACCCCAAAACCAGAGCATTTATCACTCATGGGGGCACCAATGGCATATATGAGGCCATATATCATGGTGTGCCGATGGTCGGGATCCCCTTGTTTGGTGACCAGCCAGATAATTTGGCTCATATGAAGGCCAAGGGTGCTGCTGTTGTCATGGACTTCAACAGTATGCAGATTCAAGACCTGGTGGATGGACTCAATGCCGTCATTAACAACCCCTC GTATAAAGAGAACGCTATGCATTTGTCCAGGATTCATCATGACAGACCAATGAAGCCTTTGGATGAGTCTGTGTTCTGGATTGAGTTTGTCATGCGCAATAAAGGTGCTAAACACCTGCGTGTAGAAGCGCACAACCTTACCTGGTACCAGTACCACTGTCTGGATGTGTTCGCTTTTCTGTTCACCATCCTGACTGTAGTCCTCTatgtcttctttaaaatgttcaaattcTTCATAATGCGTTGCTGTTTTAGATCAAAGCggaaaagcaaaagaaaaaacgAGTGA
- the LOC125267281 gene encoding UDP-glucuronosyltransferase 2C1-like isoform X3 — protein MMGKADIWLIRTYWDFEFPRPFLPNFKFIGGLHCTPAKPLPKDLEEFVQSSGNDGIVVFTLGSMVNNITKERSNTIASALAQIPQKVLWRYAGDKPDTLGENTRIYEWIPQNDLLGHPKTRAFITHGGTNGIYEAIYHGVPMVGIPLFGDQPDNLAHMKAKGAAVVMDFNSMQIQDLVDGLNAVINNPSYKENAMHLSRIHHDRPMKPLDESVFWIEFVMRNKGAKHLRVEAHNLTWYQYHCLDVFAFLFTILTVVLYVFFKMFKFFIMRCCFRSKRKSKRKNE, from the exons ATGATGGGTAAAGCTGATATCTGGTTAATCAGAACCTACTGGGATTTTGAGTTTCCACGGCCATTCCTGCCCAACTTCAAATTCATTGGAGGGCTTCACTGCACCCCTGCCAAGCCATTACCCAAG GATCTAGAGGAGTTTGTGCAGAGCTCAGGGAATGATGGGATTGTGGTCTTCACTCTGGGGTCCATGGTAAACAACATAACCAAAGAGAGGAGCAATACGATCGCCTCTGCACTGGCACAGATCCCACAGAAG GTCTTGTGGCGATACGCCGGAGACAAGCCAGATACTCTGGGTGAAAACACCAGAATATACGAATGGATCCCTCAGAATGATTTATTGG GCCACCCCAAAACCAGAGCATTTATCACTCATGGGGGCACCAATGGCATATATGAGGCCATATATCATGGTGTGCCGATGGTCGGGATCCCCTTGTTTGGTGACCAGCCAGATAATTTGGCTCATATGAAGGCCAAGGGTGCTGCTGTTGTCATGGACTTCAACAGTATGCAGATTCAAGACCTGGTGGATGGACTCAATGCCGTCATTAACAACCCCTC GTATAAAGAGAACGCTATGCATTTGTCCAGGATTCATCATGACAGACCAATGAAGCCTTTGGATGAGTCTGTGTTCTGGATTGAGTTTGTCATGCGCAATAAAGGTGCTAAACACCTGCGTGTAGAAGCGCACAACCTTACCTGGTACCAGTACCACTGTCTGGATGTGTTCGCTTTTCTGTTCACCATCCTGACTGTAGTCCTCTatgtcttctttaaaatgttcaaattcTTCATAATGCGTTGCTGTTTTAGATCAAAGCggaaaagcaaaagaaaaaacgAGTGA
- the LOC125267282 gene encoding UDP-glucuronosyltransferase 2C1-like isoform X1 yields MRLTVCFLSLLTVFCPGECGNILVWYTEGSHWINLKIVLETLVDRGHDVTVLVPDASLFMKAKRSDRFSYQPFNVSMDEQEMRDFIDDFLHFSVYEMDQLNLLQIVMKFYELASKHQAMSLAHCEGILKSPELMDKLQNGKFDVVLSDPIYACSDIVAEELGIPLVYTFRFSIAHTAERMCGQIPAPPSYVPGAMSKLTDKMSFTERIFNILFYLSQDALAIIAWKKFDNYYTEYLGRPTSFCEMMSKADIWLIRTYWDFEFPRPFLPNFKYIGGLHCSPAKPLPKDMEEFVQSSGDDGIVVFTLGSLIDKMPKETSNRIASALAQIPQKVLWRYGGEKPDTLGENTRIYKWIPQNDLLGHPKTRAFITHGGTNGIYEAIYHGVPMVGIPLFGDQPDNLAHMKAKGVAVVMDNLKTMQPQELVDGLNAVINDTSYKENAMHLSRIHHDRPIKPLDESVFWIEFVMRNKGAKHLRVEAHNLPWYQYHCLDVFAFLFTILTVVLYVFFKMFKFFIMRCCFRSNRKSKKE; encoded by the exons ATGAGACTCACAGTCTGTTTTCTTTCTCTACTCACTGTATTCTGCCCTGGAGAGTGTGGGAATATTTTAGTTTGGTATACTGAGGGCAGTCACTGGATCAATCTGAAGATCGTATTGGAAACTCTGGTTGACAGAGGACACGATGTCACAGTGCTGGTGCCTGATGCCTCTCTCTTCATGAAAGCTAAAAGATCAGATCGTTTCTCCTACCAGCCCTTTAATGTGTCCATGGATGAACAGGAGATGCGAGACTTCATTGATGACTTTCTGCATTTCTCAGTGTATGAGATGGATCAGTTAAACTTGCTGCAGATTGTAATGAAATTTTATGAGTTAGCTTCAAAACATCAGGCCATGTCTCTGGCACACTGTGAAGGCATTTTAAAATCTCCGGAGTTGATGGACAAATTGCAGAATGGAAAGTTTGATGTTGTTCTGTCAGATCCGATCTATGCGTGCAGCGATATTGTGGCTGAAGAGCTGGGCATTCCCTTGGTTTACACGTTCAGATTCTCCATTGCTCACACTGCAGAGCGGATGTGTGGTCAGATACCAGCGCCGCCATCATATGTTCCTGGAGCCATGAGTAAACTCACTGACAAGATGAGCTTCACAGAGCGAATCTTCAATATTCTCTTCTACCTTTCCCAAGATGCTTTGGCCATTATTGCATGGAAAAAATTTGACAACTattacactgaatatttag GACGGCCCACTTCCTTTTGTGAGATGATGAGTAAAGCTGATATCTGGTTAATCAGAACCTACTGGGATTTTGAGTTTCCACGGCCATTCCTGCCCAACTTCAAATACATTGGAGGGCTTCACTGCAGCCCTGCCAAGCCATTACCCAAG GACATGGAGGAGTTTGTACAGAGCTCAGGGGATGATGGGATTGTGGTCTTCACTCTGGGGTCTTTGATAGACAAAATGCCCAAAGAAACAAGCAATAGGATCGCCTCTGCACTGGCACAGATCCCACAGAAG GTCTTGTGGCGATATGGTGGAGAGAAGCCAGATACTCTGGGTGAAAACACCAGAATCTATAAGTGGATCCCTCAGAATGATTTATTGG GCCACCCCAAAACCAGAGCATTTATCACTCATGGAGGCACTAATGGCATATATGAGGCCATATATCATGGTGTGCCGATGGTCGGGATCCCCTTGTTTGGTGACCAGCCAGATAATTTGGCTCATATGAAGGCCAAAGGGGTTGCAGTCGTCATGGACAACCTCAAGACCATGCAGCCGCAAGAGCTGGTGGATGGACTCAATGCCGTCATTAATGACACCTC GTATAAAGAGAATGCAATGCATTTGTCCAGGATTCATCATGACAGACCAATAAAGCCTTTGGATGAGTCTGTGTTCTGGATTGAGTTTGTCATGCGCAATAAAGGTGCGAAACACCTGCGTGTAGAAGCTCACAACCTTCCCTGGTACCAGTACCACTGTCTGGATGTGTTCGCTTTTCTTTTCACCATCCTGACTGTAGTCCTCTatgtcttctttaaaatgttcaaattcTTCATAATGCGTTGCTGTTTTAGATCAAATAGGAAAAGCAAAAAAGAGTGA